A stretch of Brachyhypopomus gauderio isolate BG-103 chromosome 3, BGAUD_0.2, whole genome shotgun sequence DNA encodes these proteins:
- the LOC143509883 gene encoding uncharacterized protein LOC143509883 — MEKRDKVPVATDTSPRLHRRDDNDDVTAWKVSGAMPPVCRPAVSVSALKGALAKTGQEGCQEIFPAIVSTPGPAGFSSTQGNIFSKRKGSNSGQLGVGEDKPLNSTSMPFPKPPPIWKKPSVAKQNMVELHSEKNTCDTHQLTGSTSPKRKPLPVVGVRPPKPRRPFRVDLYQYSSHGSLGQDVPALEDFPPPPPEEFPLPLVEDLPPPAEFPPPPFEAPPPPADLSFPAPPFALLASSQELEDCYDDVITNKEQSSDVLKDEFDDTYEDIEERWPEADGHHEKTNKKNTKESKEQNKKMEKEMKKGTECEKKEKKAEREKGKKEAEREKKEKKEQEKREKEARKRFKLKGPIKVLHVSSVKLNCRGGKWSLALEQAEMVEIIRTTGNPDGLWLARNHRGQFGYVSVDNIQQDSDTYDDVGGGCVYDNA, encoded by the exons ATGGAAAAAAGAGATAAAGTCCCAGTTGCCACGGATACCTCTCCACGGCTACATCGCAgggatgataatgatgatgtcaCAGCTTGGAAGGTCTCGGGTGCCATGCCTCCTGTCTGTAGACCTGCAGTCTCTGTCAGTGCTCTGAAGGGGGCGCTAGCCAAGACAGGGCAAGAAGGGTGCCAAGAGATATTCCCTGCCATTGTGTCCACACCCGGACCAGCAGGGTTCAGCAGCACCCAGGGTAACATCTTCTCCAAGAGAAAGGGCTCCAACAGTGGGCAGCTGGGAGTGGGCGAAGACAAACCACTGAACTCCACCAGCATGCCCTTTCCCAAACCTCCACCCATCTGGAAGAAGCCATCTGTGGCCAAGCAGAACATGGTAGAGTTGCACAGTGAAAAAAACACCTGTGACACCCACCAGCTCACAGGCTCCACctcaccaaagaggaaacctctgCCCGTTGTGGGAGTACGGCCCCCGAAACCCAGAAGGCCCTTTCGCGTGGATCTGTACCAGTACAGCAGCCACG GTTCCCTAGGACAAGATGTCCCTGCCCTTGAAGActtccccccaccccctcctgaAGAATTCCCATTGCCACTGGTTGAAGATCTGCCTCCTCCTGCAGAATTCCCACCCCCACCGTTTGAAGCCCCGCCTCCACCTGCTGACCTCTCTTTTCCAGCTCCACCCTTTGCACTGttagcttcatc GCAGGAACTCGAGGACTGCTATGATGATGTCATTACAAACAAAG AACAAAGCAGTGATGTCCTGAAG GATGAATTTGATGACACATATGAGGACATTGAGGAGCGATG GCCAGAAGCCGACGGCCACCATgagaaaacaaacaagaaaaataCGAAGGAGTCAAAGGAGCAGAACAAAAAGATGGAGAAGGAAATGAAGAAAGGAACAGAGTgtgaaaagaaagagaaaaaagcaGAGCGAGAGAAAGGGAAGAAAGAAGCAGAGcgagaaaagaaagagaaaaaagaacaggaaaaaagagagaaggaggcaCGCAAGAGGTTTAAg ttgAAGGGCCCCATCAAGGTCCTGCATGTGTCCAGTGTGAAGTTAAACTGTAGGGGTGGGAAATGGTCGCTGGCCCTGGAACAGGCTGAAATGGTGGAGATCATCCGCACCACAGGCAACCCAGACGGGCTCTGGCTGGCCCGGAACCACCGTGGCCAAT TTGGCTACGTGTCTGTTGATAATATCCAGCA GGATTCAGATACCTAtgatgatgtgggtggag GCTGTGTCTATGACAATGCCTGA